The Parashewanella spongiae genome has a window encoding:
- a CDS encoding GMC family oxidoreductase, translated as MMIKDPIIVGLASGWDHIDASTISKDIVIEADVVVVGTGAGGGTAAEILSQAGLKVVMLEAGPLKTSSDFDMEERTAYPNLYQQAASMKTADSAVGIFQGRAVGGSTTINWTTSIRTPDDTLKYWAAEKGLVGLSTESLTPWFEKAEQRLNIYPWQLPPNANNQMLAEGCDKLDWQYTLINRNVKGCLNLGYCGMGCPANAKQSMLVTTVPSALKNGAILISRAKAIQLEHSNGNVTQLNVAALDETLKPSGITMVIKAKRYVLAAGAIHTPTLLMRSKTPDPHSLLGKRTFLHPTLLSGAVFEQPINGHSGAPQSIYSDQFLWRNGVTGALGYKLEVPPIHPVLVSSKTLGYGESHAELMRDFNHLQVTIALIRDGFHNDSVGGQVQLTDTGFKLDYSLTNTFWYAAKHAFLSMAELQFAAGAKKVLPMNDGMDYLQNWSQAKQAINDMQLAPLKTIVASAHVMGGCPMGEDLTKAMIDSNGQHHYLENVSVMDGSMFPTSIGANPQLSIYGIVTRNASKLAESLKPI; from the coding sequence ATAATGATCAAGGATCCAATAATCGTAGGATTAGCCTCAGGCTGGGATCACATTGATGCCAGCACAATCAGTAAAGATATCGTGATTGAAGCGGATGTGGTCGTGGTGGGAACAGGTGCTGGTGGTGGTACGGCCGCTGAAATATTGTCACAAGCAGGATTAAAAGTCGTCATGCTAGAAGCTGGGCCGCTGAAAACCTCCAGTGATTTTGATATGGAAGAAAGGACGGCATACCCCAATTTATATCAACAAGCTGCTTCGATGAAAACGGCTGATTCAGCAGTAGGAATTTTTCAGGGGCGTGCCGTTGGTGGCTCAACTACAATCAACTGGACAACCTCGATCCGTACTCCAGACGACACATTAAAGTATTGGGCGGCTGAAAAGGGATTGGTAGGATTGTCGACAGAAAGCTTAACCCCTTGGTTTGAGAAAGCCGAACAAAGACTGAATATCTACCCATGGCAATTGCCGCCGAATGCTAATAACCAAATGCTTGCGGAAGGGTGCGATAAGCTTGATTGGCAGTACACTTTGATAAACCGTAATGTGAAAGGTTGTCTAAATCTAGGGTATTGCGGTATGGGATGTCCAGCGAATGCCAAGCAGTCAATGTTAGTCACTACTGTACCGTCAGCCTTAAAAAATGGTGCAATCTTAATCAGCCGCGCAAAAGCAATACAACTTGAACATTCGAATGGCAATGTGACTCAATTGAATGTTGCTGCACTCGATGAAACATTAAAACCGAGTGGAATAACAATGGTTATTAAGGCTAAACGCTATGTCTTAGCGGCTGGTGCAATTCACACTCCGACACTGCTGATGCGCTCTAAAACACCCGATCCACATAGTTTGCTGGGAAAAAGGACATTTTTGCACCCCACATTACTTTCTGGCGCTGTTTTTGAACAGCCTATCAACGGTCACAGCGGGGCACCTCAATCAATCTATTCGGATCAATTTTTGTGGCGTAACGGTGTCACGGGCGCGTTAGGTTATAAACTTGAAGTACCGCCGATTCATCCTGTTTTAGTCAGCAGCAAAACCCTAGGCTATGGCGAAAGTCATGCTGAATTAATGCGAGACTTTAATCACTTGCAAGTTACCATCGCCCTTATTCGTGATGGCTTTCATAATGACAGCGTAGGCGGCCAAGTCCAGTTAACTGATACAGGTTTTAAATTGGATTACTCGCTAACGAATACCTTTTGGTATGCCGCAAAACATGCATTTTTATCCATGGCAGAATTGCAATTTGCGGCAGGAGCTAAGAAAGTATTACCAATGAATGATGGAATGGATTACTTGCAAAATTGGTCGCAAGCGAAACAGGCTATCAATGATATGCAACTGGCACCGCTTAAAACCATCGTTGCGTCTGCGCATGTCATGGGAGGTTGCCCAATGGGAGAAGACTTAACTAAAGCAATGATCGACTCAAATGGTCAACATCATTATTTAGAAAATGTATCTGTAATGGATGGCTCTATGTTTCCGACGAGCATTGGCGCTAATCCGCAATTAAGTATTTATGGCATAGTGACACGTAACGCGTCAAAGCTTGCTGAATCTTTAAAGCCAATTTAA
- a CDS encoding TAT leader-containing periplasmic protein produces MNRRTFILSSFAMTAGLAIGTTWYNGHWQHSSLKPKMKHHLVLSVMLPIFLDGALPEVSHLRQKTILHTIESIHHTLQLLPDESQQKLEQLFELLESRLGLLLLSGSITPLILRTPLELINMLEEWRHHYLALINEAYVGLRELIMSSYYAIPNHWVAFNYAKPQLFSDET; encoded by the coding sequence ATGAATCGCCGCACTTTTATTTTAAGCAGTTTCGCAATGACAGCAGGCTTAGCCATTGGAACCACTTGGTATAATGGTCATTGGCAACACAGTTCGTTGAAACCTAAAATGAAGCACCATTTAGTGCTCAGTGTCATGCTACCTATTTTTCTTGATGGCGCATTGCCAGAAGTTAGCCACTTACGTCAAAAAACTATTCTACATACCATTGAGAGTATTCATCATACATTGCAATTATTGCCCGATGAATCGCAACAAAAGCTGGAGCAACTTTTTGAGTTATTGGAGTCTCGGTTAGGGTTATTATTGTTAAGCGGTAGTATTACACCGCTTATTTTAAGAACGCCCTTGGAGCTCATCAACATGTTGGAAGAGTGGCGTCATCATTACCTTGCTTTAATAAACGAAGCTTATGTAGGGCTCAGAGAGCTGATCATGAGCAGCTACTATGCTATTCCAAACCATTGGGTGGCCTTCAACTATGCTAAACCGCAATTATTTTCTGACGAGACTTAA
- a CDS encoding RING finger domain-containing protein, with protein sequence MSGELPNNFAQLSLTPQGFYFPAEMTNNSGRPAPLEHSQAPLNTQLSHASRQFHSAELSLVPQNASAYRVSAQPAHNPLLGRFVYSTHSPENSHLSDYMSQDSCRAELPAIHSQVVFQSTHCSSTRNGPQALQQARKLFCCWQQNPQASLQINNDQIMLTSSRTEGLSPFELLEWVAVRTYNTVSITAIARYIGLGEIVLVLNDKGELTANLNDMQKQFNTLNEHQQISFIASSAYKLQPVDIKSNKTNQMQYFYTQKDWSYPPNHQLQQVHHCRFGAIAIPCEQSDELTAIHHCLESVSRLAQLTYEFYDPIWQSAGVKPPYRHETHELYAHAFTAFNNYTYGDNSGAYQADLKPYIRQWLAALQPCCNQKFKLSRLPRYQKLCAANSASVFLRVCGKHATNPFPSFRFLDQQHLILRATADENRLCNNLSQQTAITIIKSYRNKISIDYLRLEHSTLPEIKAFLLLIQNLVPEKASVSMVELAIYLSLNKQPPKNLQYIVPPIIASAFLSLDPSTSTNILAQFAYHKLANWLVKQEPTLLKLEHSGITLSQLQQWARNTGDEFWDHTLSVHQRWLIFASTATKTLLYRAECDLFNTNMTPPPMTSALPCPSGEECVSGLINTPIGLIAPLYFRKSDHELYGHSGADCELCKTAIFRVKYDGKSTASSKQPFIAHCAKHEQDICEECLPTWLSQKIGKIHSASNDTTFLHIKDKHQAELYILHEAHVVESMLLAWLSISKIAPLKPLGLEETWITFAENYPELAKCALIDLTETTNVNKANDVSQFSLPATTCCENMKLLPVYLVAANYNKIIRNNMQSASNFLMVTCDKCENQHGKTTVLSSIDYQNKEQVVIEQNFIAHCTEHQVDLCVDCCKESKRTGMQPQATASRTFLSTHHASSTAWDKNLSKISTEPVKKVEDFVFGCPICLNPFKSDSEVVKTNCGHTFCISCFDTHSRIQNTARVSCPTCRNEVTTTERVFLSFIPSL encoded by the coding sequence ATGAGTGGTGAACTTCCGAATAATTTCGCTCAACTATCGCTAACGCCTCAAGGTTTCTATTTCCCAGCTGAAATGACCAATAATTCAGGACGCCCTGCACCACTTGAACATTCGCAAGCTCCTTTGAATACTCAACTTTCACATGCCTCCCGCCAATTTCACAGCGCCGAATTATCCTTAGTCCCACAAAATGCTTCAGCATACCGAGTGTCAGCTCAACCAGCTCATAATCCACTGCTAGGTCGGTTCGTCTACAGTACTCACTCACCTGAGAATTCCCATTTAAGCGACTATATGTCGCAAGATTCATGTAGAGCTGAACTCCCTGCTATACATTCTCAGGTTGTTTTTCAATCAACTCACTGTAGTAGTACACGAAATGGACCACAAGCTTTACAACAAGCCAGAAAGTTATTTTGTTGTTGGCAACAAAACCCGCAAGCAAGTCTACAAATAAACAACGACCAAATTATGCTCACCAGCTCACGAACGGAAGGCTTATCACCGTTTGAACTACTGGAATGGGTCGCGGTCCGCACCTACAATACAGTTTCCATCACCGCCATTGCCCGATATATCGGCCTTGGTGAGATTGTTCTTGTCTTGAATGATAAAGGTGAATTAACAGCAAACTTAAACGACATGCAGAAGCAATTTAACACCCTGAACGAGCATCAACAAATCAGCTTTATTGCATCGTCTGCTTACAAGTTGCAGCCTGTCGATATTAAGTCAAACAAAACCAATCAAATGCAATATTTCTATACTCAAAAGGATTGGAGTTACCCACCTAATCACCAATTACAGCAGGTTCATCATTGTCGTTTTGGTGCGATTGCTATACCTTGTGAACAATCGGATGAGCTTACCGCCATTCATCATTGCTTAGAAAGTGTCAGCCGACTTGCACAGTTAACCTATGAATTTTACGACCCCATTTGGCAATCTGCTGGAGTTAAACCACCTTATAGACACGAGACTCATGAACTTTATGCTCACGCTTTTACTGCATTCAATAACTATACTTATGGCGATAACTCAGGCGCTTATCAAGCTGATTTAAAGCCTTATATTCGACAGTGGTTAGCCGCCTTACAGCCTTGTTGCAATCAAAAATTCAAATTAAGCCGTCTTCCTCGTTATCAAAAGCTTTGCGCTGCAAACAGTGCATCTGTGTTTTTACGTGTTTGTGGCAAGCATGCCACAAATCCTTTTCCATCTTTTCGTTTTTTAGATCAACAACATTTGATTCTCCGTGCGACCGCTGATGAAAATCGGTTATGTAACAACCTATCACAACAAACAGCGATTACTATAATCAAGAGTTATCGAAATAAAATTTCCATTGATTATCTTCGACTTGAACACTCAACACTTCCTGAAATAAAGGCTTTTTTGCTTTTAATTCAAAATTTAGTTCCAGAAAAAGCTTCAGTCTCTATGGTTGAATTAGCGATATATTTATCACTTAATAAACAACCACCAAAAAACTTACAGTATATAGTTCCTCCTATCATTGCCAGCGCCTTTTTGTCTCTCGATCCTTCAACATCTACAAATATACTGGCTCAATTCGCCTACCATAAATTGGCAAATTGGTTAGTAAAGCAGGAGCCTACCTTACTAAAACTAGAACACTCAGGTATTACCCTATCCCAACTTCAACAATGGGCAAGAAACACTGGCGATGAGTTTTGGGATCACACATTATCGGTTCATCAAAGGTGGTTAATTTTTGCTTCAACGGCGACTAAGACCTTGTTATATCGCGCTGAATGTGACTTATTTAACACTAACATGACGCCACCTCCGATGACATCTGCACTGCCATGCCCCAGCGGCGAAGAGTGCGTCAGCGGTTTAATCAACACACCGATTGGATTGATCGCTCCACTGTATTTTCGAAAATCTGATCACGAGCTTTATGGCCACTCAGGTGCTGATTGTGAGCTGTGTAAAACGGCAATATTTCGAGTGAAATATGATGGCAAAAGTACTGCTAGCTCTAAACAACCTTTTATTGCTCATTGTGCTAAGCATGAACAAGATATATGTGAAGAATGCCTGCCTACTTGGTTATCACAGAAAATTGGAAAGATTCATAGTGCTTCCAATGATACTACCTTCCTCCATATAAAAGACAAACATCAAGCAGAGTTATACATATTGCACGAAGCTCATGTTGTTGAAAGCATGTTATTAGCGTGGCTGAGCATTTCTAAAATTGCTCCTCTAAAACCTTTAGGACTTGAGGAAACTTGGATTACATTCGCAGAAAACTACCCAGAATTAGCCAAGTGTGCATTAATTGACCTCACCGAAACGACAAACGTTAATAAAGCAAATGATGTGAGCCAGTTTTCACTTCCCGCTACAACTTGTTGTGAAAATATGAAGTTATTACCCGTTTATTTGGTCGCAGCGAACTACAACAAGATAATAAGAAATAATATGCAGTCTGCATCTAATTTTCTCATGGTGACCTGCGATAAATGTGAAAATCAACATGGTAAAACAACCGTTTTATCCAGTATTGACTACCAAAATAAAGAGCAAGTCGTTATTGAACAAAATTTCATTGCTCACTGCACTGAACATCAAGTGGATTTATGCGTAGATTGCTGCAAAGAAAGTAAAAGAACGGGAATGCAGCCGCAAGCAACAGCTTCTAGGACGTTTTTATCAACTCATCACGCTTCCTCTACAGCATGGGATAAAAACTTATCTAAAATTTCAACTGAACCAGTAAAAAAAGTAGAAGACTTCGTTTTTGGCTGCCCTATATGTTTAAACCCCTTCAAGTCTGATAGCGAGGTCGTAAAAACAAATTGTGGGCATACGTTTTGCATTTCATGTTTTGATACTCACTCTCGTATCCAGAACACGGCGCGAGTATCATGCCCAACTTGCAGAAACGAAGTTACAACAACAGAACGGGTATTCTTATCATTCATACCATCTCTATAG
- a CDS encoding YheU family protein — protein MLVPYDALSDLPTETLDNLVKEYLFTQVEDGSFTTMNNEQINSAIEQCKKMLKQGILVVEYSENDESIGIRHIDQINGLKNNVS, from the coding sequence ATGCTAGTGCCTTATGATGCTTTATCTGATTTACCAACAGAAACATTGGACAATCTTGTAAAAGAATATTTATTTACACAAGTCGAAGACGGTAGTTTTACTACAATGAATAATGAGCAAATAAATAGTGCTATTGAGCAATGTAAGAAAATGCTCAAACAAGGTATTTTAGTTGTTGAATACAGTGAAAATGACGAGTCAATTGGGATCCGTCACATTGATCAAATTAACGGACTAAAAAATAATGTCAGCTAG
- a CDS encoding phosphoribulokinase, with amino-acid sequence MSARHPIIAITGSSGAGTTTTTTTFTHIFRQLGINAALVEGDSFHKYTRAEMELMIRKAQEENKNVSYFGSDANDFEKLEKCFLDYATTGQGETRDYLHTFDEAVPFNQMPGTFTQWTPLPDDTDMLYYEGLHGGVITDSTNVAQHVDLLIGMVPIVNLEWIQKIIRDTKERGHSREKVMGSIVRSMDDYVNHITPQFSRTHINFQRVPTVDTSNPFSAKAIPSSDESFVVIRFRGIKDVNFSNYLQLIQGSFLSRADTLVVPGGKMSLAMEIILTPLVKDLLDKRTEALALEQ; translated from the coding sequence ATGTCAGCTAGACACCCGATAATCGCAATTACGGGGTCGTCGGGTGCAGGCACGACGACCACGACCACAACTTTTACTCATATTTTCCGTCAACTTGGCATCAACGCCGCATTGGTTGAAGGCGACAGCTTTCACAAATACACTCGTGCTGAAATGGAGCTGATGATCCGTAAGGCCCAAGAGGAAAATAAAAATGTCAGTTACTTTGGCTCCGATGCCAATGATTTTGAAAAGCTTGAAAAGTGCTTTTTAGATTACGCTACAACAGGTCAAGGCGAAACCCGCGATTACCTTCATACCTTTGACGAAGCGGTTCCTTTTAATCAAATGCCGGGAACGTTTACTCAATGGACACCACTGCCTGATGACACGGATATGTTGTATTACGAAGGCTTACATGGTGGGGTGATAACAGACTCTACAAACGTGGCTCAACACGTCGACTTGCTCATAGGCATGGTACCTATTGTAAACCTTGAATGGATCCAAAAAATCATACGTGACACCAAAGAGCGAGGCCATAGTCGTGAAAAAGTTATGGGCTCTATTGTTCGTAGCATGGACGATTATGTTAATCACATCACACCGCAGTTTTCACGCACACACATCAATTTCCAGCGTGTACCAACGGTCGATACCTCTAACCCATTTAGCGCAAAAGCCATTCCGAGTTCAGACGAAAGTTTTGTCGTGATACGATTCAGAGGGATAAAAGATGTGAATTTCTCTAACTACTTACAACTTATCCAAGGATCTTTTTTATCCAGAGCTGATACCTTAGTGGTACCAGGTGGAAAAATGTCATTGGCAATGGAAATTATTCTGACACCATTGGTAAAAGACTTACTAGACAAACGAACTGAAGCTTTAGCTTTGGAACAATGA
- a CDS encoding hydrolase has protein sequence MKNTAFKPVWWARNSHIQTILPLLTKVKSPALTRQRLNTHDGDFVDLDWLSQPERNKPIVVIIHGLEGSAQSHYARRMLMACQQQSICAVVHHHRSCSGEPNQLARSYHSGDTQDVTGTLKFINDTYPNSPIWAVGYSLGGNVLCKYLGEKQSQSLIQRAVIISAPLQLNACAKRLESGFSKVYQSYLIKQLQQKTINKITHPILGEHMPISKNEVSALRTFYQFDDKVTAPLHGFAGVDDYYHRASGLPFIANIAVPTLIIHAQDDPFMTADVIPNPEQLSPLVEYELQPYGGHVGFIQGGKPWRPNFYLEPRVLNFLSCNKNDSNNK, from the coding sequence ATGAAAAATACTGCATTTAAACCCGTTTGGTGGGCTCGAAATTCGCACATTCAAACTATTTTGCCTTTGCTTACTAAGGTTAAAAGCCCTGCACTTACTCGGCAGCGACTTAATACGCATGACGGAGACTTTGTCGACTTAGATTGGTTAAGTCAACCTGAAAGAAATAAACCAATCGTGGTTATCATTCATGGATTAGAGGGAAGTGCACAATCTCATTACGCCCGAAGGATGTTAATGGCTTGTCAACAACAAAGTATTTGCGCCGTAGTTCATCATCATCGAAGTTGCTCAGGTGAACCCAACCAGCTTGCACGCAGTTATCACAGCGGCGATACCCAAGATGTCACGGGGACATTGAAATTCATTAATGATACTTATCCTAATTCACCTATTTGGGCTGTGGGCTATAGTCTTGGTGGCAATGTGTTGTGTAAATACTTAGGAGAAAAACAAAGTCAAAGCCTGATTCAGCGAGCAGTAATTATATCAGCCCCTTTACAGTTAAATGCTTGTGCAAAGCGCTTAGAAAGCGGTTTTTCCAAGGTTTATCAAAGCTATTTAATCAAGCAATTACAACAAAAAACAATCAATAAAATTACTCATCCAATACTGGGTGAACACATGCCAATTTCCAAAAATGAAGTCTCAGCTTTGCGCACTTTTTATCAATTTGATGACAAAGTAACTGCACCATTACATGGCTTTGCTGGTGTCGATGATTATTATCACCGCGCCAGTGGCTTGCCTTTCATCGCCAATATCGCTGTACCAACATTAATTATCCATGCTCAGGACGACCCATTTATGACGGCTGACGTCATTCCTAACCCTGAACAACTTTCACCTCTGGTAGAGTATGAATTACAGCCTTACGGCGGGCACGTAGGCTTTATTCAAGGAGGTAAACCTTGGCGTCCCAATTTTTATCTAGAACCACGAGTGTTAAATTTTTTATCTTGCAACAAAAACGATTCTAACAATAAGTGA